The following DNA comes from Meleagris gallopavo isolate NT-WF06-2002-E0010 breed Aviagen turkey brand Nicholas breeding stock chromosome 13, Turkey_5.1, whole genome shotgun sequence.
AGAGGCAGCAATCAGGGAATGTTTGCAAGGAACAATCCTCCAAAGGACTCACTATCATAGGCATTGTATTCTTCTGGCTGTTACTACATCTTGTATCTCTCTCAGAAGCTTCTCCTCAAAAAACAGACTTTCTTGTTCATTTCTGTTGTGAGAAGCTTTGTAGCTTGGGAAAACGCTTTCCATACACAATGGAAAAGAATCTCACCATCAACTCAGAGTGTATATTGTCCTCATATCCCCAAACAGCTCAGGCAGTACAATCCAGAAGCAACCAATTGGTTCTCAGACCACGTGCTCACACCTCTGATGTTTAGTTACACAGAGTTTACCAAGACAGGCAGTCACAGAAATATATCCTGATGgctctttcagaaattcttttGCTGCTGTGAGCCTGTATGGAATTGTGCTGGAGAGACCCTACAACGACAGAGGTGGTTTCCCCTGTGTTCTGCTGGGACAAGGAAACCATACAACTGCAAAAGCAACACTGCCCTGATACTGAGCAGCTCATGTGGTATCTTAATGAAAGCATCACCTTGCACTCAAACCTGCACAGCCCTGTAATGATTTGATAGAACAGAAACATCTCTAGTGGCATTGTTGTGCAATAAGAGGCAATGGCTACGATCTGTAGGTTGGTTTTCCCAGGTTGAGTTTCTTTTGAAGAGGTGCAGCCCTAGGGCACCAGAGCACGGacagaaatgtcatgtttcaaGGCCTTCCACAAAGAACTGGGTAAAGCCAGAGCTGACTCAGCCTCAAGCAGCAGGTTGGACtgcagacctccagaggtctgCTGCAACCATCTGTATGGTGCTTCTCAGAAATTCTCTAGCTGTACAACACACCTCTCATACAGAGTAAAAGAAGACAGCAAGCCAGAATCAATCAGGACAGACAACCTGATCTCAGAGCAGCCAAACTCTCTCTTTGTCACCTACCTAAACTCAAGttgtcattttcctcttctgctggAAGCACTTCAGTGTGCCTTAACCGGCAGCGGCTCACTGCCTGAATGCCAAAGCTTAGGACTGGATGGGTTAGGAGAAACTCTGAGATAGAACTGAAATAAGCTTTGCCTTCATCTTGGTTCTGCATCAGCTCCATCACATACAAGACCtagtaaaagcaaaaacagtatGTCACTGGGCTTTCAGAGCACAGCGTGTGTATGCTCATGTGGACATAAAGCCTAGAGCCTACATTTGGAAGCATGGGAGTAACACAAGGAATAAGGCCTGGGATGTTTAAATCTGTAAGAGCACACCCATGCTAGGCAACCACAATAAGCACGCTCTTATCTGAGTTAAGAGTTGATCAGGAACTCAATTCTGTTGTGCCAGACAAGTTCCTCCAAATAAGAACTTTACTTTGTAGTAAGAAATAATCCTTAAGGCTCCTCTGGATTAATCAGCCGAATTGCCACCATCTGTTATCTTATACTGAAATAGCTGAGGCCAACCTCTGTGCATTTTCAGTTATTAACATGCAAAGCCTTGACCTGGGCAGCAGAAAGTCACACAGAACATTTCTACTGCCACCATTACCCACACGGccagcaagaaaatgaaatacctACTTTTCTCTGCACATCGCTCAGTATCAGATACTCAGCAGAGAGATCCAAGCAGACTTTCAGGCTGGGAAGAATACTCATGGAGCTGAAGATGTCAGGAGAAAATCTGGATCCACAAACAAGACAGGAGAAGGCACAGAAAACAAGGTGTATTGGTACAACCACAACTACCATGCATTGGTCAAAATGAATCTTACGGTGTTTACAGTCACATTATTGTGCAACCACCCCCTAAAACAGAAGCATCACTGCTGAAAGTCAGTGCTGACATCAACTAAAGGGACAGCAAGAAGATCATAGAATAGCATCAAGTTATGAATTCCAAACATTTAAGTGGAAGACGATACTATGTCCTTAGGTAACTTATGCTACATTCATGGGAGGACAACAGATACAGATTTAAGAACATCCACAAATGCACAGGCATTGGATCTCCTGCAATATGAGATGGGAAAAAGTAGCACTCAGCTGTAAATCACATTCTCCTCATTCGAAGAGAATTCAGAAGTGGCCTTACATGTGCCTGTGATCACAGAAGCCACAATCTACTAGCAAAAAAGTCAAATCAAGGAATAGCACAAGCTGAGCAAAGGGAAGGCCTGCAGCAGCATTTGAACTTCTGGACCTATATGGCTCAGCAAATCAAATCAAAACTACACTTTACAGACCAAAGCAAGGATAACAGACCTCACTAATATGAATGTCTGTAAAAGGATCGacctcctctgctgccacacCAAAGCCTGACAGCCTACCACAGCCCTGATGGCTTTCAACAGATATGTCACATCAGACAAAAAAAGGTTCTAACTGAGGCTAGAGCAGACCCCACTAAAATTAAAGGTCATCTCTGCAAAGTAAGGAGAGCTGGAAGTTGAGAGCTCTGGTAGGATGTAATGGCTCAAAGTAAAGCCAACCCTCCAGGGGAGGCAGCATACGAACGCCTACCGGACGGTCTGCAGGCAGGTCCAAGACACAGTGCACCACATCTTCAGTTCTCTGTTCTGATCTGCTCCTGTGATGAGAAACCTCCAGAAGGGAACCCTGCAGGCACAATACAGTTAAGTTCTCTTAAAGAAGACCTGGTCCTTGCAGCAGGCTATTTAACTGAAATATGTTTACAAGCAGCACATAGGTGGCTTTGCCCAACAGGAAAGCTCCcagaaaatctgtttctaatCTACCTTGGAAATCAGTATAGCTCTTGTAGCTCAAGAGCTGTGTATCTGTAAGTGtctgaagaaagacaaaaaatagcttttttttNNNNNNNNNNNNNNNNNNNNNNNNNNNNNNNNNNNNNNNNNNNNNNNNNNNNNNNNNNNNNNNNNNNNNNNNNNNNNNNNNNNNNNNNNNNNNNNNNNNNCCTGGGTGTAAAATCCAAAGTAACAGCCGGACCAGGAACGTGCTCCCACCCCCACCAGAACGGCCCCCACTGGAAGCACCCAACAGGCGATACTGGGGGTCAATAActgcccccagcccccctcAATCTCGCCGCTACCTTCTCCCCCCCCCATCATCACACCTGGAGCAGTTCCACAGGGGTGGCTCTGAGCCCCTGACTCAACACAGGGACCCGTTCCTTGTGAACAACCCTCGCCCacctcctccctcctctgctGACGGCAGCGGGCTCCAAAGCAAAGGGGTGAGAAACCCTCTGGCATCAGCTGGAGGGGGCGGAAAAGAGACTTCCATCTCTCCAAAGAGGCTATTGAGGACTACAAAGCCAAGTGAGCGTTCAGTGACTATTTGGGACTACACGCAGGTGGCGTTTGCCTTAGAGATATTACACACGAGTTGATAGATTTCCTGGCAAGAGCTTTTTAACACAAGCCATAGGTGATTAGGAACTACGGGAGCCAGGGGAGGGGGCTCCCCGAAGCACCCAGTAGCCCCCCCTTAGGTCATGCCAGGAGTGACCAGGCCCTGCAGCATGATCATCAGGCGGCGTGCAGGCTTGCTCAGCGTGTTGTGAGGTTCCACCTGGAGGAACTGGAAAAGCTTCTGCCGCACCTGGCTCATGACTGACCCCATATGGTCCCGGGTGATGGGGTCACTGTGGTCCAGGTGCATCACGGCCTCCTCCAGGTAACTGCAGGGGAGAAAGATGGGTTAGAACCAAACAAAGCGCCCGAGCCCACGCCAATTCCATCcctctcagcactgcagaggcacagctctgctcttgtATGGAGCAGTGCCTTAAGTTCAGCCATCAGAAAAACTCAACGGGAGCAGAGTGCAGCTCTCTTGTGCTGCAGCCCCATTGCAAGGCTGCAGGTCATGCAACAAAGCTGGCTACAAGTCGGgcctcactgcagtgctgcaggcagcacgtGGCCACACCTGGTCAGAGCTCTGTGTGTTTCTTCTGATGGCATTTTAGCAGAAGGCACTTGGCATACAGTAAAATTCACAGCACTGAGGCTTATTCAGAGGGATATATTTAAGGTCTTCTCTTCCTATCCAGGGAGGTATGGGAGAAGAGCCTACACTTCAGCTTCCTCTCGACTGCAGCCACTGTAACCACTCACCAGCTCTCCTGTAACTTAcagctctcctttctttctAGCATGAACTACCTTTATCCTTCTAACTCAATGCTGAGATGTTTTCCAAACATGCCATTATCAAACCTTGCAGGTAACAtaaaaagtttgttttccagGGCAGCTAACAGGGTTCTGACTCTCAGTCTTAAAATGCTCGTGGCATGTGTCAGCACAGGCACGTGTGTTTTGCTCAGAACACCCAACAGACAGTGCCTCCTGTGGCTCTGCTGACAGCTCCCACTGAACATCTCTGGCAGTCATGCCTGGAAACAGACAACAGTGAATACAGTGACGGGTTCGTTCAGAATTGCAGGCAAGGTTTCCAGCTCTGAGCATTGAGCTACCCAGGGAACACAGCACTACCCCCTCCTGTTACCTCCACGTGGCAACGTTTCCTTGGTTAAAGGCATCACTACACAGATTTCACTTACTATTAGCAGCCCCAAGAAGCTGCAGCCTTTCTAGAAGGAAGCTTCTGCTTACACAGAGCGAGTTTAGAGCCAGGCATACACCTGCAGGGACTCAAATCCATGTGTCCAACCATACTCACTTCAGCTTCAGTTCCGTACGAGTACCCAAATCCGAGGAGAGCTGCTGAATGAGtgagagcagcacaggctgGGACAGCGGGCACGGCTGCTGGCCAAACACTTGCTGCGTGTCCACAGTCTCACAGACATACAGAACCAGGTTGAGATCAGCTGCTGTTAGAGCCTGCAAGGAAAACACAGCTATAAAttcagaggaagcagcaggcagGTGAAGGAGGTGGGGCAGAGCATGGGACAGCTCAATGGCTTGCTAGCCTCCTCTGCCAACAGAAGGCTCAGCAAATCACATTGGTGCAGACAGGACTGTGTGTAGGCTCTGTCTAAATTAAGACAACACCTGTGTCTGTTCTAAGCTGAGCAGACAGGTAGCAGCTCACAGCCAGGCACAGGGGACCAGGTTCATTGGCAGCACGAAGTGGGGCCATGCTTGTAGCTCAGTGGCACAGCACTGTTTCTATTCTCAATGGAGTTTGTCTGCAGCAGCTCAAACAAATCTGTCTACATATTCAAAGGCAAAGCCAAGGTCAGGTCCCAGCTGGCAGATCTGCCTGGAGAGGCTTACAAAGCTGTTGCACTTCAGGGGTGCaccatgtgctgctgctgatggcAAAGTCACTGGCTTACTGCAGCACTGATGCTGTCCTGACAGGATAAGGAAGAAGGAACTTCAGTGCTGTCAGTCATGGAACATGCATGGCTCTGGCCTCACCTGTGTGAGTGCAAATGAACCCCCTGAGCTGTTTGCTGCTACAGGTCTTTTCAGCCAGCTCCTCTGAGCTGTGGACTTACGTCCCCCACCTTAAGGAGCTACTTTCCCCTCACTCTGTCCTCTAAAAGAGAAAGCTCCCCCAGTGCAAGGAAGGCCACGTACCTGCTGGAAAGCTTGGTTGAGAtggccctgctggagcagctgaaggatgTGAGTTTGCTGAGACTGGAAGTCCAGGTGAGTGGAGGGGATGGGAGTCCCTGCAGCCGAACGCATTGCCTGAACGATGCTCGAGGTGACAGCTGCTTGCTGCTCCTTCATTGCCAGGCTCACTTCTCCTTTAATGACTCTCTGCACCTGGGTCAAAATAGACTCCTGCAggctaaaaaacaaaacaaaagaaaaaaacaatccaaaaGATATCTCTGAAAACAAAGTGCTGAGGGAATACGTTGTACAATGCTTGTAACAGGAAGGAAGCAAGGCTTGCTTATTTTAGTGTGGCTTCCAAAGGGTCAATATAAGTTGTTCTGAGGCACAGGTATTGGAAACAGGCAGCCCAAGGAAGCTCTGTGGCAGCAATGCAACATCCCAGGCTGAGACATTAGAATTCTGCGTGGGAAAGTGATGTTCCAGGAAATAAATCCTCGTTACATAgtgttttaattctttaataTACCTGGCAAGGTGATGATGCTGTAGGTACATCTCTGAAAGGCCAACTTCCTACAACAATCTCTTGCAAGCAGGGTTAACCCAGGGGTGGAATCCTTTCCTCTACAACGGGCAAAGAGCATCACAGCTACTCTTCTGTGGTTCAACAGCAGGGCTTTTCTGGGAGCCAGCAGTGCCCATGCAATGGGACTGGAATTTGGTCTGGTGCCCTCTCTGCCAAGTCTGAAGACACTGATATATGCTCTAATGGCTTAAAATGGACAGGTGTCTATGTTAAGGGACTTTGCCCTGCAGTGACTCTAGCCAGTCTTTGCAGCTGGCAACCCACCACCAGCTTCAGCACAAGCTGAAGGCACTGCCAGGATCACATCCTGAATCTGGGATGGCCAAGCAGGAATTGCTGCACAACAGCTGAGAGGACAAAAGGAACCTGCAAAACTGTTGGCATGCCTGAGGACATAAAGAGGAAAAGCCTTGAAAAGACTCAAAGATCATTTCAGAACAGAGAGGAGGGAGTGACTTCAGAGCACTTAGGTCCACAAACATGCACATGGCACACTGTGACAAGCTTCTCTCAAGCTCCCCCACACAGCAGAGATACAGCTGGTTGTTCAAAGTGTTCTGTGGTCTTTGTTCTGTGCCTTACAGGGCAACAGTTACACCAGCCCACATGTTTTGTCATGCCACACAGAGCTaacaggcagctctgtgataGGGATGGCAAAGGGCTCATTTCCACAACAAAGTAGGGAGAAATTTCGTTTTAAACATCCGTGCTTCTCACTGTCATCTCTTTTAGCAAGCCTAGTTGCCAACTCACTTGCCCACAATAATGTGCAGCTGGTGCTGCACCTCAGCATGGATATTGGCTGCGATGGTGGAAGCCAGCTGCTCGGTGGTGCTCTGGAAGGTGCTGATGAGCTGTCGAAGCTGATTCAGCAGTGGGTCCCGGGCCTCCTGTTCTCGTGCCTTCTTGTTCTTCATGTGAGTCTCGAGCTGCTGAACGTCTGCAACAGCCAAAGAGGAAGACATTTCAGTTGTAAGCACTGCGGTCAGGGTAGAAATCCACCTCCAGGCTCTACACATCCTGCAGCAGAAGCCAGTGTACAAATACAGAAGAGGGGAGAATGTATAAGCTTGCTGTGGGCTGTGTTAAGCTAACACAGAAATCCTGCTTCTGGCCTCCCCACCACGAAGAATGACATGAGACACAGTAACAGAAGTAGGATGCGGTAATGCCACTGTAGTAAAGCCCAGCTGCACTGGCAGTAAAGCCAGCAAGTCACTGATTCACTGAATGACATCAAGCATTTTGCAGCGTGGGTTACAGAGCCTGGAGCTGGTGCTGCAAGAGCAGAGATTTGCCTACAAAATCCCCTCACGTCCATTTTTCAAGTGGGAAAGAGAGTAGCACGCTTTCAGACTACACCAGTGGGCTAAGAGCTCAAAAATTACAGAGAAACTCTGAGAGGAAATGACATTAGCCAAGGGCCAACTTGTCAGCCACTAACACAAAAGTGCTGTGGAGAGAAAACTCAGAGATGACTCACATTCCTGCGTGCCCTGCTTGAAGGTGTCATTGATT
Coding sequences within:
- the LOC104912978 gene encoding enhancer of mRNA-decapping protein 4-like, which encodes MWCTVSWTCLQTVRFSPDIFSSMSILPSLKVCLDLSAEYLILSDVQRKVLYVMELMQNQDEGKAYFSSISEFLLTHPVLSFGIQAVSRCRLRHTEVLPAEEENDNLSLEGAQGAGAVESAAGVLIKLFCVHTK